CGAAGTCGTCGATCGCGAGCCGCGCGCCGAGCGCCTTCAGCGCGCGCAGCGTCTCCAGCGTCCCCTCGTCCTCCTGCAGGAACACCGTCTCGGTCAGCTCGAGCAGCAGCAGATGCGGCGGGAAGCCGCTGTCGCGCAGCGCGTCGCGCACGTCGTCGACGAAGCCCGGGTCGCGGAGCTGCAGCGGCGAGACGTTCACGGTGAGCGTGAGCGAGCGCATGCGGTCGAGCGAGCGGCGGCCGCCGACCCAGCCCGCGCCGTGGCGACACGCCTCGCGCAGCACCCAGCGGCCTAACGGCACGATGAGGCCCGTCTCCTCGGCGAGCGGCACGAACCGCGCGGGCGGCAGCACGCCGAGCTGCGGGTGTGCCCACCGCACCAGCGCCTCCACGCCCACGACGCGCTCGCCGTCGAGCTCCACGATCGGCTGGAAGTGCAGCAGCAGCTCGTCGCCCGTCGGCATGCCGCTCACCGCGGTGCGCAGCGCCGCCTCGAGCTCCAGCCGCTCCAGCGCGGCCTCCTGCATGCCGCGCTCGTACATCACGTGCCGTCCCTTCCCGGCGCCCTTCGCGCGGTACATCGCGACGTCCGCGTTGCGCAGCAGCACGTCCGCCGTGGGGCGCTCGGTCTCGTCGCCCACGCCGCCGCGCGCCACGCCGACGCTCGCGCCGACGAAGATCTCCTTGCCGTCGATGGTGACCGGCGCGCGCATCGCGCGCACGACGCGGTCGGCGACGACGAGGACGTCGTCGTCGCTGCGCACGTTCTCGAGCAGGATCGCGAACTCGTCGCCGCCGAGGCGCGCGACGGTGTCGCTGCCGCGCGTCGCGTTCAGCAGCCGCTCCGCCACGGCGCGCAGCAGGGTGTCGCCGGCCGCGTGGCCGAGAGAGTCGTTCACCTTCTTGAAGTCGTCGAGGTCGACGTAGATGATCGCGACGTTCGACGGGAGCCGGTCCGGTGCGGCGAGCGTGTGGTGGATGCGGTCGAGCAGACGCGCGCGGTTCGCGAGCCCGGTGAGCGGGTCGTGGAACGCCTGGTGGCTGAGACGCGTCTCGAGCTCCTTCCGCGCCGTGACGTCGTAGCACATGCCGACGAGCGTCACCGCGTCGTCGTGGTTGGTGCGGAAGCGCGAGATCGTGAGGCTGCACCAGATCTGCGCGCCCTCCCGATGCACGAACCGCTTCTCCACGGTGACGCTGTCGCGCCGGCCGGCGCGCAGCTCGGCCACCGGGCCGCGTGTGATGATCGCGTCCTCGGGCGGCGAGAACTCCGATGCGCGTCGGCCGATCAGCTCCGCGGCCGACCATCCGACGAGCCGCTCGAACGCCGGGTTCACCGCGTGGATGATCCCGTCGTCGTCGATGAACGTGATGCCGATCGCCGCCTGGTCGAACATCGCGCGGAAGCGCGCCTCGCTGGAGACGACGCGCGCCACGGTGGCGACGCGCTCCGTGACGTCGCGGATGGTGCACAACCCGCCGGCGATGCGGCCGTCGCTCGAGCGCACCGGCACGCACACGGCATCGAAGAAGCGCCACTCGGCGTCGCGCGACGCGCGGCCGCGGCACTCGTGCACGTGCGTCGGCTCGCCCCCGATCGCGCGCTCGTACGGCTTGCCGTGCTCGCCCCAGTCGATCTCCGCGTCGAAGTCGTCGAGGCGGCGGCCGAGCGCGTCGCGGCGCTCGACGCCCGTCCATCGCTCCATCGACGGGTTCCACTCGGTGACGCGCTGGTCGTCGTCGAACGCGTAGATCCCGTCGGACACCGACGCGACGAGCGACGTCGCGAACTCGCGCTCGTGCGACGTGGTCGCGTAGGCGCGCGCGAGCTGCTCGCGCGACGCGACCACCTCGGCCACCAGACTGTCGGCGTGCCGCGACGCGGGGCGCACCACGGCGACCGCGCCGACGGCGAGCGCGGCGAGCATCGCGAGGACGAGCGCGATCTCCTGCACGCGGAGCGCGCTGATCTCGGCCTCGGATCCGGCGAGCACGTCGCGCCGCGCCGCGGCGAGGAGCCGGGCGAGCGTCAGCTGGCCCGCGACAATGCGGTGGCCGAGGGCGGCGTCGGGCGCGTCCGCGCCGAGGGCCGCGGCGTCGGCGAGGAGCCGGACGCGGACGGGGACGAGCGAGTCGAAGCGGGCGCGTACCTCGTCGGCCACCCCGGCCGGGGCGGTGGCGAGCGCCGCCGGCGTGTCGTGCGTCCCCTCGTCGCGCAGCTCCGCGGCGGCGGCGGCGAGCGTGCGGCGGGCGCCGTCGCGGGCGGCGGAGCCGACCGGCGTCTGCTCCAGCAGCGTCGCCGCCCCCGCGAGACGCTCGGACGCGAGCCGCTCCCGGCTCCAGCGCGCGATGAGCGCGTAGTGGCCGAGCTGGCGCGCCTGCGCCGCATGCACGAGCACCTGCCCCCCGATCGTCGCCGCCGACGCGATCGCGAAGACCGCGAGGTAGCGGTGGGTCAGGTTGGGGAGGCGGCTCATGGCGCGGGGTGCGCGGGGTGCGCGGGGTGCGCGAGTCGGGATACGCCACGCGCGGGAGCCGGGGCTCCCGTAGCGTGGCGCGAGGTCGGTCGACGGATCATTCCCCCTCAGGTATCGACCGCGCCGGAGCCCCGCTTGAGCCGCCGCGTCGTGCCAATTCGGCGGCAACTAGATTTCTAGTTGACATCCACGGGCTCCCCGCGCATCTTGGCGTCGGGTTCTACTAGAAATCTAGTTGCGAGGGCACATGGCGGTCTCGTTCACCGACCGGGAGCTCGACGTCATGGCGGTGCTGTGGGAGCGGGGGCCGTCCACGGTCGCGGAGGTGCGCGGCGCGCTGGACGACGACCTCGCGTACACGACCGTGCTGACCGTGCTGCGGACGCTCGAGGACAAGGGGTACGCCGGCCACCAGGAGGCGGGCCGCGCCTACCGTTACCACGCGCTGGTGGCGCGGGAGGCGGCGGGCCGCAGCGCCCTGCATCGGGTGCTCGGCAAGCTGTTCGCCGGGTCGCCGGAGCTGCTCCTCACGCAGCTCGTGGACGAGCGCGGGCTGGCTCCCGACGAGCTGGCCCGGATGCGCGCCCTGCTCGACGACCGGCTGCGCGGCCTGGGCGAGGAGGACGACGCATGACCGCGCTGTGGATGGGCTATGCCGTGCTGCTCGCGACGCTGCTCGGCCTCGCGGCGGCGTGCGTCGAGCGCGCGCTGCGCACGGCGCGACGGGCGGCGCGCGTCGTGTGGGTGGTGGCGCTCGCGGGGTCGCTCGCGGCGCCGGCCGGGGCCTGGGTCGCGCGGCGCCACGTGTCGGCGTCCCCTGCCCCCGTGCCGACGACCGCCGCCGCCGCGTCGCCGGCGACGCTCTCGGCGCTGCTCGCCCGGGCGCGCGTTCGCGAGATCGCCCCCGACGACGCGGCCCGCTGGCGGGCGCTCGACCATCCGCTGCTCGCCGTGTGGCTCGGCGCGTCGCTGCTGTCGATCGGCTGGCTCGGACTGTCGCACCGCCGCCTCCGCACGGCGCTCCGCGCGTGGCGCTCGGCCACGGTCGCCGGCGAGGACGTGGTGCTGACGCCGGGCACCGGGCCGGCGGCGGTGGGGAGCGAGGGCGGGCGGATCGTGCTGCCGACGTGGGCGCTCGCGCTCGCGCCGGACGACCTGGCGCTCATGCTCGCCCACGAGCGCTCGCACCTGCGGGCGCGCGATCCACAGCTGCTGGCCGGCGCGGCGCTCGCCGTCGCGCTCGCGCCGTGGAACCCGGCGCTGTGGTGGCAGCTCCGCCGGCTGCGGCTCGCCGTGGAGCTCGACTGCGACCGGCGCGTGCTGCGCCGGCATCCGGACGTCGCCCGCTACGGGGCACTCCTGCTCGACGTCGCGCGCCGGGGCACGGCCGCGCGGCTGCCGCTCGCCGCGGCGCTCAGCATCCAATCATCCGCACTCGAACGGAGGATCCGCACGATGACCACCCGCCGTCCCCGCCACCCGCTCGCGCGCGCGCTCGTCCTCGGTGCGTTAGGCACCGGTCTCGTGGCGGCCGCATGCGAGGCGCCGCGCCCGCTGGCGCCCCGCCCCGAGTCGCGCGTGCCGCTGTCCGCGATCACGAACGCGGCCCCGCAGGTGGAGCGGCGCGAGGGCGAGCCGACGATCGACCGCGTGCGGCTCGCGATCAAGCAGTTCATGCCGACGGTGGCGAGCGGCGCCGAGTCGCCGGGCCGGCTGTGGTTCGTGTCCGACGAGACCGGAAAGGTCGTGAAGGCGGCGTTCGACGCGGGCACGGGCAAGGACGGAGCGCTGCGCAGCCCGAAGCTGCGCGTGACGCTCGACTCGCAGACCGTGCTCGAGGCGAAGGACGCGATCGTGCAGTCGCCCGCGCAGCCGGAGTTCGTCGCCACGATGGACCCGTCGTCGATCGCGACGGTGGACGTGATGAAGCTCGGCCCGGGGAGCGTGACGAAGGACAGCGTCGCCGTGATCTGGATCGTGAAGAAGCCCGCCGGCGCGGCGACGGCGCCGGTCACGCCGCGCGCCGCGCTGAAGCGATCGGGTGTCGCGCTGACGTCGCCGCCCGACACCGCGACGCCGACGCCGAACGCGGTCCGGATGACGGGGCCGAACGGCGAGTCGCCCATCTTCATCGTCGACGGCGTGGTCGTGCCCGCGGGCCCCGACGGGCGTCCGCCGCTGCCGGCACCCGACAAGATCGAGTCGGTCGAGGTCTTCAAGGGTCCCGCGGCGGTGAAGCTCTACGGCGACAGCGCGAGCAAGGGCGTCGTGAAGGTGACGACGAAGAAGCCCGATTGAACCGCAGAGGACGCAGAGGCCGCAGAGGAGAACCAATTGGTGTTGGTTTCCTCTGCGGCCCTCTGCGTCCTCTGCGGTTCGATGTCGTTCGCCGCTCGATCAGTGCGACGCGCCGCGCGGCCAGACGTTGTCGGACGGATCGCGGTCGGGGAACCGTGCATCTGGATCGAGCTTCACGCTCTCCACGGCGCGGCCGCCGAAGTCGAGCGTCGCGGTGAACGTGCGGGCGCCGCGGAACCAGACGTCGGCCGGGTACGTGACGAGCGCGGTGTTGGCGTCGAGCGCGCGCACGTTAGGCGTCGGGCGGATCGCCGCGCCGCCGGGCGCGAGCTTCACCTCGAGCACGACCGGCGACGGCATCTGGCCGTCCTGGCGCACGGTGACGAGCGTGCGCGCGCCGCTCCGCGTCACGCTCTGGATCGAGGCGTCGACGCTCTCGGTGGTGAACAGCCAGTAGTACCAGAACCATCCGAGGTCGCGGCCTAGCGCGCGGTTCATGAAGAACATGTAGTCCCACGGCGACGGGTGCTTGAACATCCACGTCCGCGCCCACTCGCGGTGCGCGCGCTGCACCGCGCTGTCGCCGACGATGCCGCCCAACGCCGAGAGCATGAGCGGCGTCTTCTGGTAGGTCGTGAAGCCGTAGAACGACGGGCCGGCGTAGTTCGCGTCCCACATCATCGGCGGCTCGGCCTCGCTGCCGCTCACGCGGCCGTACGACTGGCCGAGCGAGTCGAACAGCGCCGTCGTGCGCGGCGCGCGGCCGCCGGGACGCGGGCGGATGATGCCCGACACGACGGCGCTGGAGTCGGAGAGGACGTTCATGTACTGGTTGAACCCCTCGTCCATCCAGCCGTACCATGTCTCGTTGTTGCTCACGACCATCGGCCACCACTGATGGCCGGTCTCGTGATCGGCGGCGCCCTGGTTGGAGTTGATCACCATCGGGTACTCCATCCCCGCGCTCGGCCCGTCCTGCAGCGTGAGCTGCGGGAACTGGTACGGGAACCAGAGGCCGGAGTAGAACTCGAGCGCGTGACGCGCCACGGGGCCGGCGTTCTCGTACAGGTTCGCGTGTCCGGGCAGATAGTACATGTTGATCGGCACGCGCCCCTTCCCCGGGATCGTGGCGCGCGTGGCGGCCCACACGTACTGGCGCGCGGTGGCCCACGCGAAGTCGTTCACCGTGTCGGCGACGAAGTGCCAGGTGAGGCGGCCGCCCTCGGTGCCTAACGTCGCGCGCCCCGGGGCGACGTCGTCGGGACCGACGATCGTGACCACGGAGTCGGACTCGAGAACGTGGGACAGCCGCTCCCGCGCGCGGGGCGTGAGCACCTGCTCGGGGTTCTGCAGCACGCCGGTGCCGCTCACGATCCATCCCGCGGGGACGTCGATGCTGACGTCGAAACGCCCGAAGTTGTTGTAGAACTCACTCGGCCCGAGGTACAGCTCCGTGTCCCACCCGCGCAGGTCGTCGTAGACGGCGACGCGCGGGTACCACTGCGTCGGCTGGAACAGCGAGTCGGCCCACCGCTGCGTCATGCGGTGTCCGGCGCCGGGGCCGCCGGGGAGCTTGTGGTTCCACTGGATGTCGAGCGTCGCCGTCGCGTTAGGCGCGACCTTGGACGCGAGCGTGACGCGCGCCACGGTCGTGCGCAGCCCGGCGATGCGGAGCGCGGGGGCCGACGCGCTCGCCGCCGCGGCGAGGCCGCCGGCCCCCTGCGCGGTGGGGGGCGGCGCCTGCGTGAGGTCGGCCTCGCGCCCGTCGACGGCGAGGCGCGTGATCACCATGCCGTCGGTCACCTCGGCGGGCACCCACGGCGCGAGCTGCGGCGTGTTGCCGAGGAAGATGTTGGGGTCGAGCCGGAGGACGATCTGGCTCAGCGAGTCGGGGCTCGCGTTGTGGACGACGACGGTCTCGCGCCCGGTGATGCGCTGCGTCGCGGGGTCGAGCGACGCGCGGATGGTGTAGTCGGTGCGCAGCTGCCAGTAGTTGCGGCCGGGACGCCCGGTGGAGTCGCGCGTGCCGGCGGCGAGCGCGCGGCGGATGGTGTTCGTGAGCGGGATGTCGCGGCGGACGGCGCGCTCGGGGAGCGGCGCCTGCTGCTGCGCGCCGAGGCGCGCGGCGAGGGCGAGGCTCGCGAGCGCGGCGACGCGGCGCGGATGCGGAAGGTTGGACACGGATTCTCGTTGCTCAGCGTTTCCGAGCGACGGAGGACGCAGAGGACGCGGAGGAGAACCTTTCACATGGTCTCCTCCGTGCCCGCCGTGTCCTCCGTGGCTCGATTCGAAGAGGGCAGTCCTCTGCGACCCTCTGCGTCCTCCGTGGTTCAAACATACCGAGCGAGCGGTCGGCTAGCTTCCGGCATGGACGCACACGACGTGGACCGAGCGCGCGAGCTGCTGGGGCGGGCCGAGCGCGTGGTGGTGTTCACCGGGGCCGGCGTGAGCGCGGAGTCGGGTGTGCCGACGTTCCGCGGCGCGGGCGGGTTGTGGCGCGACCACCGCGCGGAGGACCTCGCGACGCCCGAGGCATTCGCGCGCGACCCGCGTCTCGTGTGGGAGTGGTACGCGCGGCGCCGCGAGCTCGTGGCGCGGTGCGCGCCCAACGCAGCGCACGCGTCCATCGCGCGCTTCGCGGCGGCGCGGCCCGGCGTGACCGTGGTCACGCAGAACGTGGACGGGCTGCACCAGCGCGCCGCGCGCGACGCGGGCCACGACGCCGGTGCGCGCGCGATCATCGCGCTGCACGGCACGCTGTTCGGCGTGCGCTGCTCGCGGTGCGACACGCGCGCGCCGCACGACGGACCGATCGATGCGACGTCGCGCGAGACGCTGCCGCGCTGCCCGTCGTGCGGGGCCCTGCTCCGCCCCGACGTGGTGTGGTTCGGCGAGGCGCTCGACCCCGTCATGGTGCACGCCGCGTTCGATGCGGCCGCATCCTGCGACGCGTGCCTCGTGGTGGGGACGAGCGCGGTGGTGCAGCCGGCGGCGAGCGTGGCGACGCTCGCGGCGCGCGGCGGCGCGGCGGTGGTGGAGGTGAACGCGGAGGAGACGGGGCTTTCCGGCGCGGCGGACGTGGTGCTGCGCGGGAAGGCGGGGGAGCTGGTGCCGGGGGTGCTTGCCTAACGACGATTCGCTGCGGGACGATTCACTGCGGGACGATTCACTGCGGGACGATTCACTGCGGGACGATTCACTGCGGGACGAACTACGGCGGGACGATCTACGGCGGGACGATCGACTGCGGGATCGCGCGGCGGCGAGCGGAGGCGAGACGCGCGTTCGGCGCGCGGGCGCGCGGCGCCTCGCGGGGACGAGCCTCCCAGAGGTTTGGAACGCGGATCCCGCGGATTCCGCGGATCTGCGAATCTGCGGAATCCGCGGAATCCGCGTTCCAAACACGACGAGCCTTCCTGGCCGCGGAGTCGTGACACGGCGCCGCGATGTTCGGATCCGGCCCGCGTGGGATCGGCACCGGCGCGTGTTCGGCGCATAGCACCTTGGGCGAAGGGGGGGGAGCCCCCCTGGGACCTAGGTACGCGCCGCCGATCGCGCCGTCGATCGGCCCGCCGTCTCAGCTCCCCGACGGCGACTTCGTGCTCGCCACGCTCTCGTCCACCGTCAGCGTCACGCCGTTCCACGTGCGCGTCACGTCGAGCGCGCCCTGCCACGCGGTGGCGAACGGATAGCCGACGCCGGTCGGCGCGCTGGCGAGCGAGAAGTTGCGCGTGCTTGCCACCCAGAACGGCACGTCGCCCACGTCGGCGTGGATGTCCGCCCCGTTGCTGACGTGCGCGTAGATCCCGGGCCGGAAGCGCCCATCGGCGACGACGCGCGCGACCCATGCCTTGTAGTAACTGCGCATCGCAGCGGTGATCGTCATCGGCTCGAGGTCGAGAAAGATCGCCGTGCCGCTCGGGAAGCCCTCGGCCGCGGTGCGCGCGATCGCGTCGCGTGCCTCCGCGTCGCCCTGCGACGCGTCGAGCAGCGTGCGGGAGCAGGTGACGGCGACGGCGCTCGCCATGGCGCGCAACGCGGACGCGCGGAGCGACGCCTCGCGCGAGCCGGCGAGAATCGGTACGCCGTCCCACGTCTGCTGGCCGACGTAGAGCACCGCGACGCCGAGTCCCGCTGACGTGATCGTCGCGCGCTTGCCGACGAACGTGGAGTCGCGATGGCACGGCGCCGGGAGGTAGTAGCCCATCCACTCGTACGGCGCGCCGGTGGCCCACGCGCGCACCGCGGCGTCGCCGGGGTACACACCGATGTCGAACCCCGGATGCCCGGCGCCGCCCGTCGGCGTCGTCGGCGTGGGCGCCTGCGGGACCTCGAACGGCGTGCCCGCGTCGCCGCCGCACGCCGCGACGGTGCCTAACGCGAAGACGCTCGACAGCAGCATCACCGACCGCGCGAGACTCACGATTTCGCCTTCCTCCGTTCCTCGTTCACGAGCCGGTGCGCCCGGCGCGTCGTCTCCGGCTCGCGGTACCCCGCGCTCGCCGCGAGCACGACGTCCACCGCGGTCTCGAGGTCGACGAGGTGCCCGGGCGAGACGTACACGGGGTTCACGCGGTCGCGCAAGCGCACGGCCATGCCGACGATCTCGCCGCGGTGCTCGAGCGGCGCGCGCGACCCGCGCTCGGCGCCGAGCGTGCCGTGGCGGCCGACGAGGATCGACTTCGCGCAGCCGATCGACGGCACGCCGAACAGGACGCCGCCGTGGCACGCGATGCCGAAGCGGCGCGGGTGCGCGATCCCCTGCCCGTCGAAGATCAGCACGTCGGGCCGCGTGCGCAGCCGATCCCACACGTCCACGATGAGCGGCAGCTCGCGGAACGACAGCAGCCCGGGGACGTACGGGAACCGCAGCGGCGCGACGGCCGAGGCCTCGTCCACGGTGCGCAGCCCGGGCTGCTCGAGCACCACGATCCCCGCGTAGCCGACGTCGCCGAAGCGCTCCATCGACACGTCGAGCCCCGCGACGAGGCGCGGCGCGAAGCCGGGCGGCGGCGCGAGCACCACGCGCGAGCGGAGCGCCTGCTGCTGCGCGATGGCCTGCTCGACGGTGAGATCGAAGCGGCGGGGATCGACGTCGGTCACTTCAGCTTCGCCAACGCATCCCTCGCGCCGGTCAGCTTCGGGTCGAGCGACACCGCGGTCTGGTACTCGGCGCGTGCGGCGTCGCTGCGTCCACGCTCCTCGTAGATCGTGCCGAGGCGCCAGTGGGCGCTGGCGAGCGGCGGTTCTCCGGGCTGCGGCGTGTAGGCGAGATACCGCTTCAGTGACTGCTCGCCACGCTCGAGCTGCTGCCCCGACTCCGCGGCCAGGCGCCCCACCACGAAGTGGGACAGCATCGAGCCGGGCACCGCGTGCTGCATGCGCTCGATCGTCTGCCACGCGTCGTCCCACCGCTTCTGCTGCGCGTAGCCGAACGCGAGGCTCGCCCACGCGTTCAGGCTGTCGGGGTACTCCGCGGCGAGCCGATCGTACTCGTGGATGACGGTGCTCCAGTCCCGGTCGCGGCCCGCGATCCGCGCGGCGACGAAGCCGCCCCACCACGTGTCCCGCCGCCGGATCTCCTCGATCTGCGCGCGCGCCTTCTCCTTGCTGCCGCCCAGGATCCCCGGCGCCTGCGTGTAGTACTCGACGAGCCCCTCGCGCGCGTCGAGGTACTCCGGGTCGAGCTGCACGGC
This DNA window, taken from Gemmatirosa kalamazoonensis, encodes the following:
- a CDS encoding putative bifunctional diguanylate cyclase/phosphodiesterase — protein: MSRLPNLTHRYLAVFAIASAATIGGQVLVHAAQARQLGHYALIARWSRERLASERLAGAATLLEQTPVGSAARDGARRTLAAAAAELRDEGTHDTPAALATAPAGVADEVRARFDSLVPVRVRLLADAAALGADAPDAALGHRIVAGQLTLARLLAAARRDVLAGSEAEISALRVQEIALVLAMLAALAVGAVAVVRPASRHADSLVAEVVASREQLARAYATTSHEREFATSLVASVSDGIYAFDDDQRVTEWNPSMERWTGVERRDALGRRLDDFDAEIDWGEHGKPYERAIGGEPTHVHECRGRASRDAEWRFFDAVCVPVRSSDGRIAGGLCTIRDVTERVATVARVVSSEARFRAMFDQAAIGITFIDDDGIIHAVNPAFERLVGWSAAELIGRRASEFSPPEDAIITRGPVAELRAGRRDSVTVEKRFVHREGAQIWCSLTISRFRTNHDDAVTLVGMCYDVTARKELETRLSHQAFHDPLTGLANRARLLDRIHHTLAAPDRLPSNVAIIYVDLDDFKKVNDSLGHAAGDTLLRAVAERLLNATRGSDTVARLGGDEFAILLENVRSDDDVLVVADRVVRAMRAPVTIDGKEIFVGASVGVARGGVGDETERPTADVLLRNADVAMYRAKGAGKGRHVMYERGMQEAALERLELEAALRTAVSGMPTGDELLLHFQPIVELDGERVVGVEALVRWAHPQLGVLPPARFVPLAEETGLIVPLGRWVLREACRHGAGWVGGRRSLDRMRSLTLTVNVSPLQLRDPGFVDDVRDALRDSGFPPHLLLLELTETVFLQEDEGTLETLRALKALGARLAIDDFGTGYASLNYLQQFPLDVLKIDRRFIDAMCRGGSEAALARTIIALGDSLALRTVAEGVARPQQQEQLRALGCEYGQGFLFAHPVPPEEITRMLNEGIGHGAEAA
- a CDS encoding BlaI/MecI/CopY family transcriptional regulator encodes the protein MAVSFTDRELDVMAVLWERGPSTVAEVRGALDDDLAYTTVLTVLRTLEDKGYAGHQEAGRAYRYHALVAREAAGRSALHRVLGKLFAGSPELLLTQLVDERGLAPDELARMRALLDDRLRGLGEEDDA
- a CDS encoding SIR2 family NAD-dependent protein deacylase: MDAHDVDRARELLGRAERVVVFTGAGVSAESGVPTFRGAGGLWRDHRAEDLATPEAFARDPRLVWEWYARRRELVARCAPNAAHASIARFAAARPGVTVVTQNVDGLHQRAARDAGHDAGARAIIALHGTLFGVRCSRCDTRAPHDGPIDATSRETLPRCPSCGALLRPDVVWFGEALDPVMVHAAFDAAASCDACLVVGTSAVVQPAASVATLAARGGAAVVEVNAEETGLSGAADVVLRGKAGELVPGVLA
- a CDS encoding M1 family metallopeptidase → MSNLPHPRRVAALASLALAARLGAQQQAPLPERAVRRDIPLTNTIRRALAAGTRDSTGRPGRNYWQLRTDYTIRASLDPATQRITGRETVVVHNASPDSLSQIVLRLDPNIFLGNTPQLAPWVPAEVTDGMVITRLAVDGREADLTQAPPPTAQGAGGLAAAASASAPALRIAGLRTTVARVTLASKVAPNATATLDIQWNHKLPGGPGAGHRMTQRWADSLFQPTQWYPRVAVYDDLRGWDTELYLGPSEFYNNFGRFDVSIDVPAGWIVSGTGVLQNPEQVLTPRARERLSHVLESDSVVTIVGPDDVAPGRATLGTEGGRLTWHFVADTVNDFAWATARQYVWAATRATIPGKGRVPINMYYLPGHANLYENAGPVARHALEFYSGLWFPYQFPQLTLQDGPSAGMEYPMVINSNQGAADHETGHQWWPMVVSNNETWYGWMDEGFNQYMNVLSDSSAVVSGIIRPRPGGRAPRTTALFDSLGQSYGRVSGSEAEPPMMWDANYAGPSFYGFTTYQKTPLMLSALGGIVGDSAVQRAHREWARTWMFKHPSPWDYMFFMNRALGRDLGWFWYYWLFTTESVDASIQSVTRSGARTLVTVRQDGQMPSPVVLEVKLAPGGAAIRPTPNVRALDANTALVTYPADVWFRGARTFTATLDFGGRAVESVKLDPDARFPDRDPSDNVWPRGASH
- the nfi gene encoding deoxyribonuclease V (cleaves DNA at apurinic or apyrimidinic sites) yields the protein MTDVDPRRFDLTVEQAIAQQQALRSRVVLAPPPGFAPRLVAGLDVSMERFGDVGYAGIVVLEQPGLRTVDEASAVAPLRFPYVPGLLSFRELPLIVDVWDRLRTRPDVLIFDGQGIAHPRRFGIACHGGVLFGVPSIGCAKSILVGRHGTLGAERGSRAPLEHRGEIVGMAVRLRDRVNPVYVSPGHLVDLETAVDVVLAASAGYREPETTRRAHRLVNEERRKAKS
- a CDS encoding tetratricopeptide repeat protein; the encoded protein is MRLALLLLAVPATLAAQSKADGTLCGHLGNPRFPTARTSAQQLAQSEAGRGAFFAGCLAFVDGQYGDAANAFQRAVAADASNPVAHFYLGRAYGAQAQRANIFSKASLAKKTKHEFDRAVQLDPEYLDAREGLVEYYTQAPGILGGSKEKARAQIEEIRRRDTWWGGFVAARIAGRDRDWSTVIHEYDRLAAEYPDSLNAWASLAFGYAQQKRWDDAWQTIERMQHAVPGSMLSHFVVGRLAAESGQQLERGEQSLKRYLAYTPQPGEPPLASAHWRLGTIYEERGRSDAARAEYQTAVSLDPKLTGARDALAKLK
- a CDS encoding glycoside hydrolase domain-containing protein, with translation MSLARSVMLLSSVFALGTVAACGGDAGTPFEVPQAPTPTTPTGGAGHPGFDIGVYPGDAAVRAWATGAPYEWMGYYLPAPCHRDSTFVGKRATITSAGLGVAVLYVGQQTWDGVPILAGSREASLRASALRAMASAVAVTCSRTLLDASQGDAEARDAIARTAAEGFPSGTAIFLDLEPMTITAAMRSYYKAWVARVVADGRFRPGIYAHVSNGADIHADVGDVPFWVASTRNFSLASAPTGVGYPFATAWQGALDVTRTWNGVTLTVDESVASTKSPSGS
- a CDS encoding M56 family metallopeptidase — its product is MTALWMGYAVLLATLLGLAAACVERALRTARRAARVVWVVALAGSLAAPAGAWVARRHVSASPAPVPTTAAAASPATLSALLARARVREIAPDDAARWRALDHPLLAVWLGASLLSIGWLGLSHRRLRTALRAWRSATVAGEDVVLTPGTGPAAVGSEGGRIVLPTWALALAPDDLALMLAHERSHLRARDPQLLAGAALAVALAPWNPALWWQLRRLRLAVELDCDRRVLRRHPDVARYGALLLDVARRGTAARLPLAAALSIQSSALERRIRTMTTRRPRHPLARALVLGALGTGLVAAACEAPRPLAPRPESRVPLSAITNAAPQVERREGEPTIDRVRLAIKQFMPTVASGAESPGRLWFVSDETGKVVKAAFDAGTGKDGALRSPKLRVTLDSQTVLEAKDAIVQSPAQPEFVATMDPSSIATVDVMKLGPGSVTKDSVAVIWIVKKPAGAATAPVTPRAALKRSGVALTSPPDTATPTPNAVRMTGPNGESPIFIVDGVVVPAGPDGRPPLPAPDKIESVEVFKGPAAVKLYGDSASKGVVKVTTKKPD